From the genome of Bosea sp. Tri-49, one region includes:
- a CDS encoding GntR family transcriptional regulator — protein sequence MTIARLSAATTASALAQRLREAIDAGHWQPGDLLRQEQIAAEYGVSRIPVREALAQLQSEGLLEVAHYRGARVSRPQAQEIDELFDLRLMVEGDLLARALSQHDQRSLRELKRLQDALEDADDRLAWIAGDIAFHEALYGPAGRPRSLALFRQLRAPIDRFSTQALGPGARKQGWADEHRQLIVAIAATDAAAARAILNQHLQATRAVVLAACSEQGED from the coding sequence ATGACTATCGCTCGTCTCAGTGCCGCCACGACCGCATCCGCCCTTGCCCAGCGCCTGCGCGAGGCGATCGACGCCGGGCACTGGCAACCGGGCGATTTGTTGCGCCAGGAGCAGATTGCGGCCGAATACGGCGTCAGCCGCATTCCGGTGCGCGAGGCGCTGGCGCAGCTGCAGAGCGAAGGGCTGCTCGAGGTCGCGCATTATCGCGGCGCGCGCGTCAGCCGGCCGCAGGCGCAGGAGATCGACGAGCTCTTCGATCTCAGGCTGATGGTCGAGGGCGATCTGCTGGCGCGGGCGCTCAGCCAACACGATCAGCGCTCGCTTCGCGAGCTGAAGCGGCTGCAGGATGCCCTGGAGGATGCCGACGACCGGCTCGCCTGGATCGCCGGCGACATCGCCTTCCATGAAGCGCTCTACGGCCCGGCGGGGCGGCCCCGCAGCCTTGCTCTGTTCCGGCAACTGCGCGCGCCGATCGACCGGTTCAGCACCCAAGCGCTCGGTCCAGGCGCTCGCAAGCAGGGCTGGGCGGACGAGCACCGCCAGTTGATCGTCGCAATCGCAGCCACAGACGCGGCCGCCGCCCGAGCGATCCTCAATCAGCATCTGCAGGCGACGCGCGCGGTCGTGCTCGCGGCCTGCTCAGAACAGGGAGAAGACTGA
- a CDS encoding OsmC family protein — protein MATHGATITWQRGEEAFLDNRYSRAHLWRFDGGVEVPASSSPHVVRVPLSNPANVDPEEAYVAGLSSCHMLTFLNLAALRGLRVDSYVDAAEGVMLKNADGKKWVATVTLRPHIVFSGPKAPNEATVEVLHHEAHANCFLANSVRSAIETRGSWDYQGAA, from the coding sequence ATGGCGACGCATGGTGCGACGATCACCTGGCAGCGCGGCGAGGAGGCCTTCCTCGACAACCGCTACAGCCGCGCGCATCTCTGGCGCTTCGACGGTGGAGTCGAGGTGCCGGCGTCGAGCTCGCCGCATGTGGTGCGCGTGCCCTTATCGAACCCGGCCAATGTCGATCCGGAAGAGGCCTATGTCGCAGGGCTGTCGAGCTGCCACATGCTTACATTCCTCAACCTGGCGGCGCTGCGCGGCTTGCGGGTAGACAGCTATGTCGACGCGGCCGAAGGCGTGATGCTGAAGAACGCCGACGGCAAGAAATGGGTGGCGACGGTGACGCTCAGGCCGCATATCGTCTTCAGTGGCCCGAAGGCGCCGAACGAGGCCACCGTCGAGGTGCTGCATCACGAAGCCCACGCCAACTGCTTCCTGGCCAATTCGGTGCGTTCGGCGATCGAGACCCGGGGCAGCTGGGACTACCAGGGCGCAGCCTGA
- a CDS encoding nuclear transport factor 2 family protein produces MPIEAIIDRYCEAWSDPDPALRGAALAEIWAEGGRYTDPRADAHGAEALLDHIAGVLAQRPGARVIRTSAVQQHHGFVRFAWRVIEADGTRLPEGLDIAMIDEDGRISQIIGFFGPLPSDPSAAA; encoded by the coding sequence ATGCCGATCGAGGCGATCATCGACCGTTATTGTGAGGCTTGGTCTGATCCCGACCCGGCGCTGCGGGGCGCGGCGCTGGCCGAAATCTGGGCAGAGGGCGGGCGCTACACCGACCCGAGGGCCGATGCCCACGGCGCCGAGGCCCTGCTCGACCACATCGCCGGCGTGCTGGCGCAGCGCCCTGGCGCCCGCGTGATCAGGACCAGCGCGGTCCAGCAGCATCACGGCTTCGTCCGCTTCGCCTGGCGGGTGATCGAGGCCGACGGCACCAGGCTGCCGGAAGGGCTCGACATCGCTATGATCGACGAGGACGGCCGGATCAGCCAGATCATCGGCTTCTTCGGGCCGCTGCCATCGGACCCGTCAGCCGCCGCCTGA
- a CDS encoding glycosyltransferase — MHVLFVHRSGSGQFAHLIQRLVAEGGEVTLVTEKPEPDRPGIRQIAYSVGDPATAHATLAATDYHVRTGEAVAAELARLHRHDRPDAILGHVGWGGMLFAKDAMPGVPLIGYCEYFYNAAGSDLDFDPAFTVPEAERRRIRMRNAAQLVTLQTLDFAYAPTRWQQLQYPRALQQRIAVCHDGIDIHACRPDVQASFTLPDGRTLRPGDPVVTFAARDLDPYRGYPQFMRAAARVAQERPDVLFVAVGGDGPGYGRPRPDGRLWREVMLEETGLSDRIVHIPWLAHADLIRLFQVSAAHIYLSVPFVLSWSMIEAMACGALIVGSATPPVQEAIRHGVNGLLAPFFDEARLAKTVIAALDRGAELMPLRAAARQTVIARYEREACVDRQLGFIGRLVAEDDLRAAQ, encoded by the coding sequence ATGCACGTCCTATTCGTTCATCGTTCAGGATCTGGTCAGTTCGCTCACCTGATCCAGCGCCTCGTCGCCGAGGGCGGCGAGGTCACGCTGGTGACGGAGAAGCCGGAGCCGGACCGCCCGGGGATCAGGCAGATCGCCTATTCGGTAGGCGACCCGGCGACTGCGCATGCGACGCTGGCGGCGACCGACTACCATGTCCGCACCGGCGAGGCGGTCGCGGCTGAGCTGGCGCGGCTGCATCGGCACGACAGGCCGGATGCGATCCTCGGCCATGTCGGCTGGGGCGGCATGCTCTTCGCCAAGGATGCGATGCCGGGCGTGCCGCTGATCGGCTATTGCGAGTACTTCTACAACGCGGCCGGCTCCGACCTCGATTTCGACCCGGCCTTTACCGTGCCCGAGGCCGAGCGGCGGCGCATCCGCATGCGCAACGCCGCCCAACTGGTGACGCTGCAGACGCTCGACTTCGCTTATGCGCCGACACGCTGGCAGCAGCTGCAATATCCCCGCGCGCTGCAACAGCGCATCGCCGTCTGCCATGACGGCATCGACATCCACGCCTGCCGGCCAGATGTGCAGGCGTCATTTACTCTGCCCGATGGACGCACGCTCCGTCCCGGCGACCCGGTCGTCACCTTCGCCGCCCGCGATCTCGACCCCTATCGCGGCTATCCGCAATTCATGCGGGCGGCTGCCCGGGTCGCGCAGGAGCGTCCCGATGTGCTCTTCGTCGCGGTCGGCGGCGATGGCCCGGGCTATGGCCGGCCGCGCCCGGACGGGAGGCTCTGGCGCGAGGTTATGCTGGAGGAAACCGGGCTCTCCGACCGGATCGTCCATATCCCCTGGCTCGCCCATGCCGATCTGATCAGGCTGTTCCAGGTCTCGGCCGCTCACATCTATCTCAGCGTCCCCTTCGTCCTGTCCTGGTCGATGATCGAGGCGATGGCCTGCGGCGCGCTCATCGTCGGCTCCGCCACCCCGCCGGTGCAGGAGGCGATCCGCCACGGCGTCAACGGGCTGCTCGCGCCCTTCTTCGACGAGGCGCGCCTGGCAAAGACCGTGATCGCCGCGCTCGACAGGGGCGCTGAGCTGATGCCGCTGCGTGCGGCGGCACGCCAGACCGTCATTGCCCGCTATGAGCGCGAGGCTTGCGTCGATCGCCAGCTCGGCTTCATCGGCCGGCTCGTCGCCGAGGACGATCTTCGGGCGGCGCAATAG
- a CDS encoding MarR family winged helix-turn-helix transcriptional regulator, giving the protein MSQLDLARMIERASRRFLDYLRLELTKLGVDDISPSQVMVLFTIGSGEIAVRDLLDRGHYVGSNASYNLKQLVESGYLERGASPRDRRLARISLSPKGQLLVERLRLLDETSQFGQGLDIDLDADLQTTHDTLRRLEQWWGDALRYGGILLASCTSYSFIVQDLVSSLT; this is encoded by the coding sequence GTGTCGCAGCTCGATCTGGCGCGCATGATCGAGCGGGCCAGCCGGCGCTTCCTCGACTATCTCAGGCTTGAGCTCACCAAGCTCGGCGTCGACGACATCTCACCCTCGCAGGTGATGGTGCTGTTCACCATTGGCTCCGGCGAGATCGCGGTGCGCGACCTGCTCGACCGAGGCCATTATGTCGGCTCGAACGCCTCCTATAACCTCAAGCAATTGGTCGAAAGCGGCTATCTGGAGCGCGGGGCCTCGCCACGCGACCGCCGCCTCGCCCGGATTTCGCTCTCGCCGAAAGGGCAGCTTCTCGTCGAGCGGCTTCGGCTGCTCGACGAGACCAGCCAGTTCGGCCAGGGACTCGACATCGATCTCGACGCCGACCTCCAGACCACCCACGACACCTTGCGCCGCCTCGAACAATGGTGGGGCGACGCACTACGCTATGGCGGGATCCTGCTGGCCTCATGCACGTCCTATTCGTTCATCGTTCAGGATCTGGTCAGTTCGCTCACCTGA
- a CDS encoding type I secretion system permease/ATPase gives MKVAIQPADALIRSLQRGFTGGLAYAGFLSFCVNILLLTVPLFMLQVQDRVIVSRSYDTLTMLLVIAVGGLALYGAVEFIRSLTFQTMASIFARRLNLPAMQAAVSTSLEKGSGQATQAIRDLNEIRYFIASSAIATPLEAMWSPIFLAVLFAFHWVYGLVGLASLLILLLLGVLSDMLTRRSLKDANEEGVASINEISASLRHAETIEAMGMLPALSSRWRAKQVAMLEHLDLGTRRGKFIAALTRSSRMTMQLAIYATGAVLIIKHEVTIGTLMAASILLGRLLAPFDSMISDWRQWVLAAAAWKRVRDLLQSQSSQRQSVPTPATEGDLVIDRLVYAPKGAEQTVIKGVSFTLQPGEVLGLVGPSGAGKSTLARLLVGVLRPNVGGVYLDGHNTYLWERGSFGDMVGYLPQSVSLLDGTIAENIARMRKPDPHAILEAARIAGVHELIGRLPLGYDTGVADSDFKLSGGQRQRIGLARALYGMPRLIVLDEPNANLDAEGEQSLIRAINAARESGAIVVLIAHRPSVMQVVDKILVLREGRVAQFGPRSAVAGMITPGGIVELDPAKQTPTPREVSA, from the coding sequence ATGAAGGTTGCGATCCAGCCTGCCGACGCGTTGATTCGAAGCCTGCAGCGCGGTTTTACCGGCGGGCTGGCCTATGCCGGCTTCCTCAGCTTCTGCGTCAACATCCTGCTGCTGACTGTGCCGCTGTTCATGCTGCAGGTGCAGGACCGCGTCATCGTCAGTCGCAGCTACGACACGCTCACCATGCTGCTCGTCATCGCGGTCGGAGGGCTCGCGCTCTATGGCGCGGTCGAGTTCATCCGCTCGCTGACCTTCCAGACGATGGCGAGCATCTTTGCCCGCCGACTCAACCTGCCGGCGATGCAGGCCGCCGTCTCGACCTCGCTGGAGAAGGGCTCGGGGCAGGCGACTCAGGCGATCCGCGACCTCAACGAGATCCGCTATTTCATCGCGAGCTCCGCGATCGCGACGCCGCTGGAGGCGATGTGGTCACCGATCTTCCTTGCGGTTCTCTTCGCCTTCCACTGGGTCTACGGGCTGGTCGGGCTGGCCTCGCTGCTGATCTTGCTGCTGCTCGGCGTCCTCTCCGACATGCTGACCCGCCGCTCGCTCAAGGATGCCAACGAGGAAGGCGTCGCCTCGATCAACGAGATCAGCGCGAGCCTGCGCCATGCCGAGACGATCGAGGCGATGGGGATGCTGCCGGCGCTGTCCAGCCGCTGGCGCGCCAAGCAGGTTGCGATGCTGGAGCATCTCGATCTCGGCACGCGGCGCGGCAAGTTCATCGCCGCCCTGACCCGCTCCAGCCGCATGACCATGCAACTTGCCATCTATGCGACCGGCGCAGTGCTGATCATCAAGCACGAGGTCACGATCGGCACGCTGATGGCAGCCAGCATCCTGCTCGGCCGGCTGCTCGCCCCGTTCGATTCGATGATCTCCGACTGGCGGCAATGGGTCCTCGCCGCCGCAGCCTGGAAGCGCGTGCGTGACCTCCTGCAATCACAGAGCTCGCAGCGCCAGAGCGTCCCGACCCCGGCAACCGAGGGCGATCTCGTCATCGATCGGCTGGTCTATGCGCCCAAGGGGGCCGAGCAGACCGTGATCAAGGGCGTCTCCTTCACGCTTCAGCCGGGCGAGGTCCTCGGTCTGGTCGGCCCCTCAGGAGCCGGCAAATCGACACTGGCACGCCTGCTCGTCGGCGTGCTCAGGCCGAATGTCGGCGGCGTCTATCTCGACGGCCACAACACCTATCTTTGGGAGCGCGGCTCCTTCGGCGACATGGTCGGCTATCTCCCGCAATCGGTCTCGCTGCTCGACGGCACCATCGCCGAGAACATCGCCCGCATGCGCAAGCCGGACCCGCACGCCATTCTGGAGGCGGCCCGCATCGCCGGCGTGCACGAGCTGATCGGCCGGCTGCCGCTCGGCTACGACACCGGCGTCGCCGACAGCGACTTCAAGCTGTCGGGCGGCCAACGCCAGCGCATCGGCCTGGCGCGAGCGCTCTACGGCATGCCGCGCCTCATCGTGCTCGACGAGCCCAATGCCAATCTCGACGCCGAGGGCGAGCAGAGCCTGATCCGGGCCATCAACGCTGCCCGCGAGAGCGGAGCCATCGTCGTGCTGATCGCACATCGCCCCTCGGTGATGCAGGTCGTCGACAAGATCCTGGTGCTGCGCGAGGGCCGCGTCGCCCAGTTCGGCCCGCGTTCGGCGGTCGCCGGCATGATCACGCCCGGCGGCATCGTCGAGCTCGATCCGGCCAAGCAAACGCCTACACCCCGCGAGGTGAGCGCATGA
- a CDS encoding HlyD family type I secretion periplasmic adaptor subunit, producing the protein MSDLPMLRRPDRALVPLKIEAEPEERMPSLRNLVLAGVAAVAIGFGGFGAWAVTARLDNAAVAQGTVIVDSRRKTVSHLEGGILKTLLKAEGERVAKDEPLLMLEDARARAELQQLQAKRVGLEARLARLRAEQNETTTIDFPDDIAKALTPIAREVITAERVLFRARSQVYDGKTRIQQRVIEQHQAEAEALQAQIDAVRNQRTLIDEEVKTIADLYEKRYAKRSQLVELQTRQSELTGRAGETKARMAKALQAVAGAELEIKSISLERQSEIAKDLQDSQLQLSEVVERIVQAQDVLRRLVLISPQEGIVANIRMRTAGSAVAAGEAILDIVPEQEPLIVEAKVDPRDIDSVRVGADTQVRLTAFNARLLPPLQAKVSYVAADQLVDEKTGIAFFVVRAEITPESLRENKVTLHAGMAAEVLIVNGRRFAADYLLSPLRDSFNRAFRED; encoded by the coding sequence ATGAGCGATCTCCCGATGTTGCGCCGGCCGGACCGCGCGCTCGTACCGTTGAAGATCGAGGCGGAGCCCGAGGAACGGATGCCCTCGCTGCGCAATCTCGTCCTCGCCGGCGTCGCCGCAGTGGCGATCGGCTTCGGCGGCTTCGGCGCCTGGGCCGTGACCGCCCGGCTCGACAATGCCGCCGTCGCGCAGGGAACCGTCATCGTCGACAGCCGCCGCAAGACGGTGAGCCATCTCGAAGGCGGCATCCTCAAGACCCTGCTCAAGGCCGAAGGCGAACGCGTCGCCAAGGACGAGCCCCTGCTCATGCTGGAAGATGCCCGTGCCCGCGCCGAGCTGCAGCAGCTCCAGGCCAAGCGCGTCGGCCTCGAGGCCAGGCTCGCCCGGCTACGGGCAGAACAGAACGAGACGACCACGATCGATTTCCCTGACGACATCGCGAAGGCGCTGACGCCGATCGCACGGGAGGTGATCACGGCCGAACGCGTGCTCTTCCGCGCCCGCAGCCAGGTCTATGACGGCAAGACCCGCATCCAGCAGCGGGTGATCGAGCAGCATCAGGCCGAGGCCGAGGCGTTGCAGGCGCAGATCGACGCCGTGCGCAACCAGCGCACATTGATCGACGAGGAAGTGAAGACGATCGCCGACCTCTACGAGAAACGCTACGCCAAGCGCTCCCAGCTCGTCGAGCTGCAGACCAGGCAAAGCGAGCTCACCGGGCGGGCCGGTGAGACGAAGGCGCGCATGGCCAAGGCCCTGCAGGCAGTCGCCGGGGCGGAGCTCGAGATCAAGTCGATCAGCCTCGAACGCCAGAGCGAGATCGCCAAGGATCTGCAGGACAGCCAGCTCCAGCTCTCGGAGGTGGTCGAACGCATCGTTCAGGCGCAGGACGTGCTGCGCCGGCTCGTGTTGATCTCGCCGCAGGAAGGCATCGTCGCCAATATCCGGATGCGCACCGCCGGCAGTGCCGTCGCTGCAGGCGAGGCGATCCTCGACATCGTGCCCGAGCAGGAGCCGCTGATCGTCGAGGCCAAGGTCGACCCGCGCGATATCGACTCGGTTCGCGTCGGCGCCGACACGCAGGTCAGGCTGACCGCCTTCAATGCGCGGCTCCTGCCCCCGCTCCAGGCGAAGGTCAGCTATGTCGCAGCCGACCAGCTGGTCGATGAGAAGACCGGCATCGCCTTCTTCGTGGTCCGCGCCGAGATCACGCCGGAGAGCCTGCGCGAGAACAAGGTGACGCTGCATGCCGGCATGGCCGCCGAGGTGCTGATCGTCAACGGTCGGCGGTTTGCGGCCGATTACCTGCTCTCGCCGCTCAGGGACAGCTTCAACCGCGCCTTCAGGGAGGACTGA
- a CDS encoding calcium-binding protein → MATIEGSAFDDFLIGTRFSDVILAGAGDDIVKGGAQVDSLFGEEGDDLIYGDGGNDFLSGGEGDDSLFGGQGDDIVAGGDGNDNLFGGEGDDVLEGGAGNDILRGNAGDDVLRGGDGDDLLQGGPGDDILLGGEGNDILQGGAGNDVLEGGAGNDLIQGGAGDDLLFAGAGDDILSGGAGDDVFVFNGGGGNDVVLDFDAGHDLLQVASGINGTDIGSAEDVAARATTVGGNAVIDLGNGDTVTIVGVTAEDIQADPNSYFAVA, encoded by the coding sequence ATGGCCACGATCGAAGGCAGTGCGTTCGATGATTTCTTGATAGGGACGCGTTTCAGTGACGTGATTCTCGCGGGCGCCGGCGACGACATCGTCAAAGGCGGCGCCCAGGTCGACTCGCTCTTCGGCGAGGAAGGTGACGACCTGATCTACGGCGACGGCGGCAACGATTTCCTCTCTGGCGGCGAAGGCGACGATTCGCTCTTCGGCGGCCAGGGTGACGACATCGTGGCCGGCGGCGACGGCAACGACAACCTCTTCGGCGGCGAGGGCGACGACGTCCTCGAAGGCGGAGCGGGCAACGACATCCTGCGCGGCAATGCCGGAGACGACGTGCTGCGCGGCGGCGACGGTGACGACCTGCTGCAGGGTGGGCCGGGTGACGACATCCTGCTCGGCGGCGAAGGCAACGACATCCTGCAGGGCGGCGCCGGCAACGACGTGCTCGAAGGTGGCGCCGGCAACGACCTCATCCAGGGCGGCGCGGGCGACGATCTGCTCTTCGCCGGTGCGGGCGACGACATCCTCTCCGGCGGCGCCGGCGACGACGTCTTCGTCTTCAATGGCGGCGGCGGCAACGATGTCGTGCTCGACTTCGACGCCGGCCACGACCTGCTGCAGGTCGCCTCGGGCATCAACGGCACCGATATCGGCTCGGCCGAGGACGTGGCGGCACGCGCCACTACCGTTGGCGGCAATGCCGTCATCGATCTCGGCAATGGCGACACCGTGACGATCGTCGGCGTCACCGCCGAAGACATCCAGGCCGATCCGAACTCCTACTTCGCGGTCGCCTGA
- a CDS encoding glycosyltransferase: MLSLAPAPVADGLSPQLDLSRLSGSVFLLSWTIEAPVLSRPRIALTAREKRLASGSIALALGDGRMRVLVVFRHGAGDLVATLSDDSQGGDITARFDPDLVHGMADANELVRDITPDARRTLANALIGHWPNLFGLSESASYLGFLRQFLLILARKPAAAAPVAKLVEGKVLLESTVPGRLPGVRAAYRLDSGGLSRLSAGPRLGRPDRAGNRPLHLIIDEFSPQAGGLLILQAESGLIVRAVTPRQDIPSLGRWWAGKASQRDGLRNWLVEQLTGLSEQGRLLAIEMQRRLPLAVQTVRRNDDVPSAELDLAITTPAGLLLGGWYRDAEGVVEEVLLHRSEGEPTPVLERLERFPALLPAGSNGDVKRATGFAALVPGYASGAPVLQPRVELRLKSGTVLSLRPAVQPADTVAIRARALAAIPPQHLSAQMLERTIAPVLAECQKALRETLPEPQVRSFGKAPANPAVSVVIPLYRVYEFLRVQVSAFAADRWFSEQAELIYVLDSPEHEAEVAHLLGGLFLAYGLPMQLVVMGRNGGFSAACNAGAAASRGQALALVNSDVIPDSEGWLPALVQRLDRHKRIGAVGPKLLYDDGSLQHAGLYFKRDSKGTWLNHHYFKGMPSHYAPANVERPVPGVTGACIVLSRALFMEVGGFDDSYVIGDYEDSDLCLKIARAGLGIVYVPSVSLYHLERQSISKSLDYTRGVASQHNSWLQTKRWDGEIEALMAAIDKPASQQPAPAQGLRADAEFLLSRANLRRATAA; the protein is encoded by the coding sequence ATGCTCTCTCTCGCGCCTGCACCGGTTGCGGACGGCCTGAGCCCGCAGCTGGATCTGTCCCGGCTGAGCGGCTCGGTCTTCCTGCTGAGCTGGACCATCGAAGCGCCCGTACTCTCCCGCCCGCGTATTGCGCTGACGGCGCGCGAGAAGCGCCTCGCCTCGGGCTCGATCGCGCTCGCCCTCGGCGACGGCCGCATGCGCGTGCTGGTCGTTTTTCGCCATGGCGCCGGCGACCTCGTCGCAACCCTGTCGGACGACAGCCAAGGCGGCGACATCACGGCTCGGTTCGACCCCGATCTCGTCCACGGCATGGCCGATGCGAACGAGCTGGTGCGGGACATCACGCCGGATGCGCGACGTACGCTCGCGAACGCACTGATCGGTCATTGGCCCAACCTGTTCGGCCTCAGCGAGAGCGCGAGCTATCTTGGTTTCCTGCGCCAGTTCCTGCTGATCCTCGCGCGCAAGCCGGCTGCGGCAGCACCGGTCGCTAAGCTCGTCGAAGGCAAGGTCCTGCTGGAATCGACGGTTCCCGGCCGGCTTCCCGGCGTGCGCGCCGCTTACCGCCTCGATTCGGGCGGGCTGTCGCGCCTCTCCGCCGGGCCGCGGCTCGGGCGCCCGGATCGCGCCGGCAACCGTCCCTTGCACCTGATCATCGACGAATTCTCGCCTCAGGCCGGCGGCCTGCTGATCCTTCAGGCTGAATCCGGTCTGATCGTGCGCGCGGTCACGCCGCGGCAGGACATTCCCTCGCTGGGGCGCTGGTGGGCCGGCAAGGCCAGCCAGCGCGACGGCCTGCGCAACTGGCTCGTCGAGCAGCTCACCGGCCTCTCCGAACAGGGCCGCCTGCTGGCGATCGAGATGCAGCGCCGGCTTCCCCTTGCCGTCCAGACCGTGCGGCGCAATGACGACGTCCCTTCGGCCGAGCTCGACCTTGCCATCACGACACCGGCTGGCCTGTTGCTGGGCGGCTGGTATCGCGATGCCGAGGGCGTGGTCGAAGAGGTGCTGCTGCACCGCTCTGAAGGCGAGCCGACACCGGTGCTCGAGCGGCTGGAGCGTTTCCCGGCACTGTTGCCGGCCGGCTCCAACGGTGACGTGAAGCGTGCCACCGGCTTTGCGGCGCTGGTCCCGGGTTACGCTTCGGGCGCGCCCGTTCTGCAGCCGCGGGTCGAGCTCAGGTTGAAATCCGGCACTGTCCTGTCGCTGCGCCCCGCCGTGCAGCCGGCGGACACCGTCGCGATCCGCGCCCGGGCGCTGGCCGCGATCCCGCCGCAGCATCTCAGTGCCCAGATGCTGGAACGGACGATCGCGCCGGTGCTGGCGGAATGCCAGAAGGCGCTGCGCGAGACCCTGCCGGAGCCGCAGGTCAGGAGCTTCGGCAAGGCGCCTGCCAATCCGGCGGTTTCAGTCGTGATCCCGCTCTATCGCGTCTACGAGTTCCTACGCGTGCAGGTCTCAGCCTTCGCGGCCGATCGCTGGTTCAGCGAGCAGGCCGAGCTGATCTATGTGCTCGACTCGCCCGAGCATGAGGCCGAGGTCGCCCATCTCCTCGGCGGGCTCTTCCTCGCCTATGGCCTGCCGATGCAGCTCGTCGTGATGGGCCGCAATGGCGGCTTCTCCGCTGCCTGCAATGCTGGTGCGGCAGCCTCGCGTGGGCAGGCGTTGGCCCTCGTCAACTCCGACGTGATCCCTGACAGCGAAGGCTGGCTGCCGGCGCTGGTCCAGCGGCTCGACCGGCACAAGCGCATCGGCGCGGTCGGTCCCAAGCTGCTCTACGATGACGGCTCACTGCAGCATGCCGGGCTTTACTTCAAGCGCGACAGCAAAGGCACCTGGCTCAACCATCATTACTTCAAGGGCATGCCGAGCCATTACGCGCCGGCCAATGTCGAACGGCCGGTCCCCGGCGTCACCGGCGCCTGCATCGTGCTGTCGCGGGCGCTGTTCATGGAAGTCGGCGGCTTCGACGACAGCTATGTGATCGGCGATTACGAAGACAGCGACCTCTGCCTGAAGATCGCCCGGGCGGGGCTCGGCATCGTCTATGTGCCGAGCGTCTCGCTCTACCATCTCGAGCGCCAGTCGATCTCGAAGAGCCTCGACTACACCCGCGGCGTCGCCTCGCAGCACAATTCCTGGCTCCAGACCAAGCGCTGGGACGGTGAGATCGAGGCGCTGATGGCGGCGATCGACAAACCCGCGTCGCAGCAGCCCGCACCGGCGCAGGGACTTCGTGCTGACGCTGAATTTCTCCTCTCCCGCGCCAATCTCAGGAGGGCCACAGCGGCATGA
- a CDS encoding class I SAM-dependent methyltransferase — translation MTATLALRQSTPEPAPTIEPATPELAWLMAHVQTNRFLPHPPPDSIFVGDGDYRAIGAEFLGHFVRIGRLKPHERVFDIGCGIGRMAVPLTQYLDPERGSYDGVDPVMDGILWCAQTISPAYPRFRFQRLDIAHPLYNPQGSLPGNEVRFGFANQSFDFITMTSVATHLPPDELVVYLNEAARLLAPGGRLFLTAFALDGQVTGQERLKFRRWGEGPGWYAIEEAPLAAAGIDAGFLLEHATQAGLAVERLDPGHWRGQSAAHYQDLLVAVKPGVQR, via the coding sequence ATGACGGCGACCCTGGCCTTGCGACAGTCCACGCCGGAACCGGCTCCCACGATCGAACCGGCGACCCCCGAGCTCGCCTGGCTGATGGCCCATGTCCAGACGAACCGCTTCCTGCCGCACCCGCCGCCGGATTCGATCTTCGTCGGCGACGGCGATTATCGCGCCATCGGCGCCGAGTTTCTCGGCCATTTCGTCCGGATCGGCCGGCTGAAGCCGCATGAGCGCGTCTTCGACATCGGCTGCGGCATCGGCCGCATGGCCGTGCCGCTGACGCAGTATCTCGACCCCGAGCGCGGCAGCTATGACGGCGTCGATCCCGTCATGGACGGCATCCTCTGGTGCGCCCAGACGATCTCACCGGCTTATCCGCGCTTCCGCTTCCAGCGCCTCGACATCGCCCACCCGCTCTACAATCCGCAGGGTTCGCTGCCGGGCAACGAGGTGCGCTTCGGCTTCGCCAACCAGAGCTTCGACTTCATCACCATGACCTCGGTGGCGACGCACCTGCCGCCCGACGAACTCGTGGTCTACCTGAACGAGGCGGCGCGCCTGCTCGCGCCGGGCGGACGTCTGTTCCTGACCGCCTTCGCGCTCGATGGGCAAGTCACCGGCCAGGAGCGCTTGAAGTTCCGGCGCTGGGGCGAGGGGCCAGGTTGGTACGCGATCGAGGAGGCGCCGCTGGCGGCCGCTGGGATCGACGCCGGCTTCCTGCTCGAGCACGCGACGCAGGCCGGTCTCGCCGTCGAGCGACTGGACCCCGGCCATTGGCGCGGCCAGAGCGCGGCTCACTACCAGGATCTGCTGGTCGCGGTGAAACCGGGGGTTCAGCGATGA